The proteins below are encoded in one region of Longimicrobiales bacterium:
- a CDS encoding ABC transporter ATP-binding protein, whose translation MPDAAALAIRNVSKTYANGVRALRDVSLTIPPGMYGLLGPNGAGKSTLMRILATLQEADSGEVRLGELDVLVEKAEVRKTLGYLPQEFGVYPKVSAVDLLDHFALLKGIAGRGERRDVVEALLRQVNLWDVRRQKLGGYSGGMKQRFGVAVALLGDPKLLIVDEPTAGLDPAERVRFLNLLSELGENAVVLLSTHIVEDVTELCTRMAIIDRGEILLEGSPRDSVEELRGRIWRRVISKSELAALERTHPIISTRLLAGRTVVHVYGEEVAGFEAAEPSLEDVYFSAMAGHIGRRAFVAA comes from the coding sequence ATGCCCGATGCCGCCGCACTCGCGATCCGCAACGTGTCGAAGACCTACGCCAACGGCGTCCGGGCGCTGCGCGACGTGAGCCTCACGATCCCGCCGGGCATGTACGGGCTGCTGGGGCCGAACGGTGCGGGCAAGTCCACGCTCATGCGCATCCTGGCGACGCTCCAGGAAGCGGACTCGGGGGAGGTGCGGCTCGGAGAGCTGGACGTGCTCGTGGAGAAGGCCGAAGTGCGGAAGACACTGGGCTACCTGCCGCAGGAGTTCGGCGTGTACCCGAAGGTGAGCGCGGTCGACCTGCTCGATCATTTCGCGCTGTTGAAGGGGATCGCGGGCCGGGGCGAGCGGCGGGACGTGGTCGAGGCGCTGCTGCGGCAGGTGAACCTGTGGGACGTCCGCAGGCAGAAGCTGGGCGGCTACTCGGGCGGGATGAAGCAGCGTTTCGGCGTCGCGGTCGCGCTGCTCGGCGACCCGAAGCTGCTGATCGTGGATGAGCCGACGGCGGGGCTCGATCCGGCGGAACGCGTCCGCTTCCTGAACCTGCTTTCGGAGCTGGGTGAGAACGCGGTCGTCCTGCTTTCCACGCACATCGTCGAGGACGTGACGGAGCTGTGCACGCGCATGGCGATCATCGATCGTGGCGAGATCCTGCTCGAGGGGTCGCCGCGCGATTCGGTCGAGGAGCTGCGGGGCCGGATCTGGCGCCGTGTGATCTCGAAGTCGGAGCTGGCCGCGCTGGAGCGCACACATCCCATCATCTCGACCAGGCTGCTGGCGGGTCGCACGGTGGTGCACGTGTACGGCGAGGAGGTGGCGGGTTTCGAGGCGGCGGAGCCGAGCCTGGAGGACGTGTACTTCAGCGCGATGGCCGGCCATATCGGCCGGCGTGCGTTCGTGGCCGCATGA
- a CDS encoding SDR family oxidoreductase, with the protein MPRPIQDQVIVITGASSGIGLATAIAAARRGAKVVLASRNQRDLDSAVETIRRDGGEATALRTDVAVADDVEALARHAVQSYGRIDTWVNNAGVSAYAPFREQSIEDVRRIMDVNFFGQVHGARAALPHLERTEGALICVGSTLSDRGVPLQGIYCASKHAIKGWVDSLRVELQHDGVPVRVTLVKPSSINTPLFNKAKTQLGVMPQPIPPVYDPALAARAILRAAEGNERDVFVGGAGKFLSVSERISPKLVDVQQRMQGFDDQKTDWPVREGAPHNLYEPVEYDGGVRGDFLRDSHRESPYQRMDANVVVSASAAAAALALAAATSRRTSQGSGLTMALGLGALAFVGKALLAAVYEG; encoded by the coding sequence ATGCCCAGACCGATTCAGGACCAGGTGATCGTCATCACGGGTGCATCCAGCGGCATCGGCCTCGCCACTGCGATCGCAGCAGCGCGTCGCGGCGCAAAGGTCGTCCTCGCGTCACGCAACCAGCGCGACCTCGACAGCGCGGTCGAAACGATCCGCCGGGATGGTGGCGAGGCCACGGCGCTGCGCACCGACGTCGCGGTGGCGGACGACGTCGAAGCTCTCGCACGGCACGCAGTCCAGAGCTACGGCCGCATCGACACGTGGGTCAACAACGCGGGGGTCAGCGCGTACGCGCCGTTCCGCGAGCAATCGATCGAGGACGTCCGGCGCATCATGGACGTGAACTTCTTCGGACAGGTGCACGGCGCGAGGGCGGCACTGCCGCACCTCGAGCGGACGGAAGGTGCGCTGATCTGCGTCGGCAGCACGCTTTCCGACCGGGGCGTGCCGCTGCAGGGCATCTACTGCGCGTCCAAGCACGCGATCAAGGGCTGGGTCGACTCACTGCGCGTGGAGCTGCAGCACGACGGCGTGCCGGTGCGTGTCACGCTGGTCAAGCCGAGCTCGATCAACACGCCGCTCTTCAACAAGGCGAAGACACAGCTGGGCGTCATGCCCCAGCCGATCCCGCCGGTCTATGACCCCGCGCTCGCGGCGCGCGCGATCCTGCGGGCCGCCGAGGGCAACGAGCGCGACGTCTTCGTCGGCGGCGCCGGGAAGTTCCTGTCCGTCTCCGAGCGGATCAGCCCGAAGCTGGTCGACGTCCAGCAGCGCATGCAGGGATTCGACGACCAGAAGACGGACTGGCCGGTCCGGGAAGGCGCGCCGCACAACCTGTACGAGCCGGTCGAGTACGATGGCGGCGTGCGGGGGGACTTTCTCCGCGACTCGCATCGCGAAAGCCCGTATCAGCGGATGGACGCGAACGTGGTGGTGTCGGCGTCCGCGGCGGCAGCCGCGCTCGCCCTGGCGGCGGCGACGAGCCGGCGCACGTCGCAGGGGTCCGGGCTGACGATGGCGCTCGGCCTCGGTGCGCTGGCGTTCGTCGGAAAGGCGCTGCTGGCCGCGGTTTACGAGGGGTGA